The Corallococcus silvisoli genome contains the following window.
CGCCCCAGCGCACAGGTGGCGGCCGGCCAATCAAGCACCCGCTGTGCCGTCTTGCCCGACACCACGTAGAGCCCCATCCGGAGCTCGTCGTCGGAGTCGCATTGACCCTCGACGGCATAAGGATTCTTCCCGGTGAGCACGGTCACGACCGGTCGCCCGTCCGGCAGGCTCAACGTCTCCGGCAGGTTCACGCCCATCTTCGACGCGTCCACGGCGTTGGGCGCCACCAGCGCGCGCAACGAGGCGGGCGTGAGCGGCGCGTCGCCCTGGGCCCACTCGGGGTAGCTCAGCACGCCCCACCCGAGCCAGCCCGTGGGCGCGGCCTCCAGGGTGGTGACGTTCGCGGGGGGCTTGAGCTTGAGGTTCTTGCGCGCCTCGTCCGGCAGGCGCAGCGCCTCTCCCTCCGGGGGCGTGCCGCCCTTGCAGTTGGACACCGGCACCGCCTTGGCGCCCACCTGGTCCTGGTCCTCGTAGGTGATGCACAGGTCCATGACGAGCGGATCCACCGCGGGGAAGCGCGGCAGGGCGCGCACCGGGATCAGCGCCACCACCGACAGCGTGTCGCCCTGGCGGTGCACCGCGGCGTTCACCAGCGACTGCGCGAACTGGGGCGTGCCGCTGTCGGCCCCGGAGGTGCGCTGGCCGTCGAAGGCGAAGCGGTAGGTGTAGCCAGGGGAGGTGGGGCCCGCATCCGGGAAGTGGAGGGTGAGGGTGATGAGGTCGCCCGCCAGCAGCTGGTTGTCCGTGGCCTCCACGCCCACGAAGAGCGTGTCCTTGCGCCAGCCCACCCGGGCGGAGAAGTTCGCGGTGGCGCCCTCGACGGACAGCGGCTTGATGATCAGCGGCGAACCGAAGTCCTTGAGCCCCTTCTCCGGTTGCGGTGCCTTCTTGAGCACGGGCACCGGCTTGCTGGGCCTGGGCGCCGGGTCCTGCGCGAGCGCGGGAGGGGCGAACAGCAGACAGAGGGGCAGGAGGGCCAGACGGGCAGCGTGCATGGCGGAGGGTGTCTCTAGTCGCGGAAGTTGGTGAACTGCATGTCCAGGCTCAGCCGGTCCTGCTCCTTGCGGAACAGCGCCATGGCGGCCTGCAGGTCGTCGCGGTTCTTGCCCGTGACTCGGAGCTGATCCGCCTGGATGGAGCCCTGCACCTTGAGCTTGGACTCCTTGAGGATCTTGATGAGCTCCTTCGACTTCTCCACCGGGATGCCCTGCTGGAGCTTGATGGGCTGCTTCACGTTGTGGAGGCCCGTCTTCTCGATGTCGCCGAACTCCAGGGTGCGCAGGCTGATGTTGCGCTTGGCCAGCCTCGCCAGGAGCACCTCCTTGGCGGCCTGGACCTTGTCCTCGCTGTTGGCCTTCACGGTCAGCGAGGTGTGGTCCGGGGCGATGACGATGTCGGCATTGACGCCCTGGAAGTCATACCGCGTGCTGAGCTCCTTCTTGGTCTGATTGACCGCGTTGTCGAGCTCAGCCAGATCGATTTTGGAGACGACGTCGAAGGAGGGCATGGGGGGGACCTTTTCGCGCCCTTACCATACCTACACCCGGACGACCAAGGGCACCACCAGGGGCCGCCGGGAGGTGTGTTGTTTGAAGGCCCGCTTCACCGCCCGGACCAGCTCCTCGCGCGCCAGGGCGTCGTCCCCGCGCAGCTGGGGGTTGAGCTCCTCGAAGAAGGCCCGCGCATCCTGGGCCACCCGGGACAGCACGCCCTGCTCGTCCGGGTTCAGCCCCTGTCCGGACAGCTGGGGCCCCGCCACCAGGGCCTGGGTGTCCCGCCGCAGCACCACCGCCGCGGCCACCACGCCCGTCTCCGCCAGGCGGTTGCGCTCCGCCAGCGTCTCCGGCGTCACCACCCCATCCCCGGAGCGCTCACGCAGGATGCGTCCGGAGGTCACGCTGCCGGTGAAGCGACCCTGCCCGTCCTCGAAGGCCACCACGTCGCCGTCGTGCGCCAGGAGCAGCCCTTCCGGGGCCATGCCCGCCTCGCGCGCGGTGGTCAGGTGTCGGTGCAGGTGCCGGACTTCCCCATGCACGGGCATGAAGTTCTTGGGGCGCACGATGTCCAGAACGCGGCGTTGCTGGGGCCGGCTGGCGTGTCCGGAGACGTGCACGCCGGGCTCCACCTGGGCGTAGACGATGCGCGCGCCGCGCCAGTGGAGCTGATCCAAGAGCGCGCCGACGGAGCGCTCGTTGCCGGGGATGGGACGGGCGCTGACGATGACCGTGTCGCCGGGCTCCAGGCGCACGGGCCCGTCACCCTGGGCCAGCTGGGTGAGGCCCGCGCGGGGTTCGCCCTGGGCGCCCGTGGTGAGCACCGCCACGCGGTGGGGCGCGAGCTTGGGCACGGAGTCCAGGTGCACGAAGAGCGAGTCGGGCACGTCCAGGTAGCCCATCTCCCGCGCCAGCTCCAC
Protein-coding sequences here:
- a CDS encoding YajQ family cyclic di-GMP-binding protein is translated as MPSFDVVSKIDLAELDNAVNQTKKELSTRYDFQGVNADIVIAPDHTSLTVKANSEDKVQAAKEVLLARLAKRNISLRTLEFGDIEKTGLHNVKQPIKLQQGIPVEKSKELIKILKESKLKVQGSIQADQLRVTGKNRDDLQAAMALFRKEQDRLSLDMQFTNFRD
- a CDS encoding ribonuclease J, with amino-acid sequence MLHVIPLGGLGEIGLNAMVLACRGEMLLIDAGLMFPSSGMPGVDIIVPDFTHLKRNAAQLKGVLLTHGHEDHIGALPYLLGDVSVPIYGTRFTLALARQRLEELGVEADLREIEPRTPFPVGSAFQVEATRVTHTVPDAVGFIVRTPEGTIIHTGDFKLDPDPIDGLKTDLERWGEAGDEGVLCLLSDSTNSEHTEETGSERVVQTTFERLFHETKGRIVVAQFSSNLHRVRHLLDLCERTGRLVALQGRSMVRNVELAREMGYLDVPDSLFVHLDSVPKLAPHRVAVLTTGAQGEPRAGLTQLAQGDGPVRLEPGDTVIVSARPIPGNERSVGALLDQLHWRGARIVYAQVEPGVHVSGHASRPQQRRVLDIVRPKNFMPVHGEVRHLHRHLTTAREAGMAPEGLLLAHDGDVVAFEDGQGRFTGSVTSGRILRERSGDGVVTPETLAERNRLAETGVVAAAVVLRRDTQALVAGPQLSGQGLNPDEQGVLSRVAQDARAFFEELNPQLRGDDALAREELVRAVKRAFKQHTSRRPLVVPLVVRV